One Halobaculum roseum DNA segment encodes these proteins:
- a CDS encoding thiamine pyrophosphate-dependent dehydrogenase E1 component subunit alpha, whose product MSDADAGSGSGGETDADAPPDPMGDVYRVLGPDGEVVGEVPDLPEGTLVDIYRDMVTARRFDERAISLQRQGRIGTYAAIEGQEASSVAATHALREDDPVFYQYREHGAVIARGFPAEYLAYWMGHESGTAGLADIDVFPLNIGIGAHLPHAVGAAMAFDYRGDDRVACAHFGDGATSEGDFHEALNFAGVFDAPSVFVCHNNGWAISIPRDEQTASPTLAEKAEAYGFEGVRVDGMDPLAVYAVVAEAARKARAGGDSVGDTDADDAPADPDAGGYGHRPTLIETVEYRFGAHTTADDPSVYRDDEESEPWRAWDPIPRMEGFLRREGIADDDLIESVREAADDRVAEVIDAAEDFEADPADMFADVYAETTPELERQREGLLAAIERHGEDAFLREE is encoded by the coding sequence ATGAGCGACGCCGACGCCGGATCCGGCTCGGGCGGGGAGACCGACGCCGACGCCCCGCCGGACCCGATGGGCGACGTGTACCGCGTGCTGGGTCCCGACGGCGAGGTCGTCGGCGAGGTTCCGGACCTCCCCGAGGGGACGCTGGTCGACATCTACCGCGACATGGTGACCGCGCGCCGCTTCGACGAGCGGGCGATCAGCCTCCAGCGACAGGGACGGATCGGCACCTACGCCGCCATCGAGGGACAGGAGGCCAGTTCCGTGGCCGCCACGCACGCCCTCCGCGAGGACGACCCGGTCTTCTACCAGTACCGCGAACACGGCGCGGTGATCGCCCGCGGGTTCCCCGCCGAGTACCTCGCCTACTGGATGGGCCACGAGTCGGGGACCGCCGGCCTCGCGGACATCGACGTGTTCCCGCTGAACATCGGCATCGGCGCGCACCTCCCGCACGCCGTGGGCGCGGCGATGGCGTTCGACTACCGCGGCGACGACCGCGTCGCCTGTGCCCACTTCGGCGACGGCGCGACCTCGGAGGGCGACTTCCACGAGGCGCTGAACTTCGCGGGCGTGTTCGACGCCCCGAGCGTCTTCGTCTGTCACAACAACGGCTGGGCCATCTCGATCCCCCGTGACGAGCAGACCGCGAGCCCGACGCTGGCGGAGAAGGCCGAAGCCTACGGCTTCGAGGGCGTCCGCGTCGACGGGATGGATCCCCTCGCCGTGTACGCGGTCGTCGCGGAGGCGGCCCGGAAGGCGCGAGCCGGCGGCGACAGCGTGGGTGACACGGACGCCGATGACGCTCCCGCCGACCCCGACGCCGGCGGCTACGGCCACCGCCCGACGCTGATCGAGACGGTCGAGTACCGCTTCGGCGCGCACACGACCGCCGACGACCCGAGCGTCTACCGCGACGACGAGGAGTCGGAACCGTGGCGCGCGTGGGACCCGATCCCGCGGATGGAGGGGTTCCTCCGCCGTGAGGGGATCGCCGACGACGACCTGATCGAGTCGGTGCGCGAGGCGGCGGACGACCGGGTCGCCGAGGTCATCGACGCCGCCGAGGACTTCGAGGCCGACCCCGCGGACATGTTCGCGGACGTGTACGCCGAGACGACGCCCGAGTTGGAGCGTCAGCGGGAGGGGCTGCTCGCGGCGATCGAGCGCCACGGCGAGGACGCGTTCCTGCGCGAGGAGTAG
- a CDS encoding NAD(P)-dependent alcohol dehydrogenase gives MQAARLHEYTDDMATALSIDEVDRPTAEASDDVVVEVEGAGWCQTDNHIIEGMWQEYVPQELPLTLGHENAGTVVEVGSEVNTVEVGDSVICHPVMTCGTCRPCRQGEDMYCENVRFPGLTHDGGFAEFLHTNERAVIPLPGDVDTTDIAPHADAGITAYHATKKAVRELNPGDTAVVIGVGGLGHIGLQCLDAMSAADIVALDLKESARDLAAGLGARHTVDPASEDVPGVIADLTDDVGAQQVLDFVGADQTTALAPDIVAAGGDHHVIGYGGHIHEPAQSLVDGEFSYKGTLVGRYTELQELVALVDRGEVDLHTSRYPLSEINTVAERLEHGEIEGRAVITP, from the coding sequence ATGCAAGCAGCCAGACTCCACGAGTACACCGACGACATGGCGACCGCCCTCAGCATCGACGAGGTGGATCGACCGACCGCCGAGGCGTCCGACGACGTGGTCGTCGAGGTCGAGGGCGCGGGGTGGTGCCAGACTGACAACCACATCATCGAGGGGATGTGGCAGGAGTACGTCCCGCAGGAGCTTCCGCTCACGCTTGGCCACGAGAACGCGGGGACCGTCGTCGAGGTCGGCTCGGAGGTGAACACGGTCGAGGTCGGCGACAGCGTGATCTGTCACCCGGTGATGACCTGCGGGACCTGCCGGCCGTGCCGGCAGGGCGAGGACATGTACTGCGAGAACGTCCGCTTCCCGGGGCTGACACACGACGGCGGGTTCGCGGAGTTCCTCCACACGAACGAACGCGCGGTGATCCCGCTCCCCGGCGACGTGGACACCACCGACATCGCGCCCCACGCCGACGCCGGGATCACGGCGTACCACGCGACCAAGAAGGCGGTCCGGGAACTGAACCCCGGCGACACCGCGGTCGTCATCGGCGTCGGCGGCCTCGGCCACATCGGGCTCCAGTGCCTCGACGCGATGAGCGCGGCCGACATCGTCGCGCTCGACCTGAAGGAGTCCGCGCGCGACCTGGCCGCCGGGCTGGGCGCACGCCACACCGTCGACCCCGCGAGCGAGGACGTGCCGGGCGTGATCGCCGACCTCACCGACGACGTGGGCGCCCAGCAGGTGCTCGATTTCGTCGGCGCGGACCAGACGACCGCGCTGGCGCCCGACATCGTCGCCGCCGGCGGCGACCACCACGTGATCGGTTACGGCGGCCACATCCACGAGCCGGCCCAGTCGCTCGTGGACGGCGAGTTCAGCTACAAGGGGACGCTCGTCGGCCGCTACACCGAGCTGCAGGAGCTGGTCGCGCTCGTCGACCGCGGCGAGGTCGACCTGCACACGAGTCGCTACCCGCTGTCGGAGATCAACACCGTCGCCGAGCGGCTCGAACACGGCGAGATCGAGGGGCGGGCGGTCATCACGCCCTGA
- a CDS encoding amidohydrolase family protein — MYVTDDGEELFVIDSHLHLWDASEENITHEGGEQFIQCFYDYHTGFTPEEKQWDLDEYRQYGADRMAEDLFGNAAVDMGIFQPTYLNDFYADGFNTIDDNAELAERYPERFVLNGRFDPRDGEAGMRELERQKEEYDIQGVKLYTAEWNGDSKGWRLDSEESFEFLEKCSELGIENIHPHKGPTIRPLNRDAFDVADVDDAATSFPELNFVVEHVGLPRLDDFCWIAAQEPNVYGGLAVAAPLAVHRPRKFGEIMGELLFWLGEDRLLFGSDYALWNPDWLVETFMNAELTDEQRDEYGVELDVDTKRKILGENAAELYDIDIEAKKEQFRTDGVADDFGLADHYAGGTSAAPADD, encoded by the coding sequence ATGTACGTCACCGACGACGGGGAGGAGCTGTTCGTGATCGACTCGCACCTGCACCTGTGGGACGCAAGCGAGGAGAACATCACCCACGAGGGAGGCGAGCAGTTCATCCAGTGTTTCTACGACTACCACACCGGGTTCACGCCGGAGGAGAAGCAGTGGGACCTCGACGAGTACCGGCAGTACGGCGCCGACCGGATGGCCGAGGACCTGTTCGGCAACGCCGCCGTCGACATGGGGATCTTCCAGCCGACGTACCTGAACGACTTCTACGCCGACGGGTTCAACACGATCGACGACAACGCCGAGCTCGCCGAGCGATACCCCGAGCGGTTCGTGCTCAACGGACGGTTCGACCCCCGCGACGGCGAGGCGGGCATGCGGGAGCTGGAGCGCCAGAAGGAGGAGTACGACATCCAGGGCGTGAAGCTGTACACCGCCGAGTGGAACGGCGACTCGAAAGGGTGGCGCCTCGACAGCGAGGAGTCGTTCGAGTTCCTGGAGAAGTGTTCGGAGCTGGGCATCGAGAACATTCACCCGCACAAGGGGCCGACGATCCGCCCGCTCAACCGCGACGCCTTCGACGTGGCCGACGTGGACGACGCGGCGACCTCGTTCCCGGAGCTGAACTTCGTGGTCGAGCACGTCGGGCTCCCCAGGCTCGACGACTTCTGCTGGATCGCCGCCCAGGAGCCGAACGTCTACGGCGGGCTCGCGGTCGCCGCGCCGCTGGCGGTCCACCGGCCGCGGAAGTTCGGCGAGATCATGGGCGAACTCCTCTTCTGGCTCGGGGAGGATCGGTTGCTGTTCGGCTCCGACTACGCGCTGTGGAACCCCGACTGGCTCGTCGAGACGTTCATGAACGCCGAGCTCACTGACGAGCAGCGTGACGAGTACGGCGTCGAGCTCGATGTCGACACCAAACGGAAGATCCTCGGCGAGAACGCGGCCGAGCTGTACGACATCGACATCGAGGCGAAGAAAGAACAGTTCCGCACCGACGGCGTGGCGGACGACTTCGGGCTCGCGGACCACTACGCGGGCGGAACGAGCGCCGCGCCCGCGGACGACTGA
- a CDS encoding metal-sulfur cluster assembly factor yields the protein MPSEHSASDHSSSTNTEPAGATTPAAVRERLDRVTDPELDTSIVELDYVEEIQIHPAGDEGNADRTGDADGDEVFVAFTLPTAWCSPAFAWMMAGDARREVESLPGVARAAIELRDHMHEREINRGINEGLPFEDAFPDADGGVESVRLELDRKARTARQHDATGALLEAGLTREQLAGVTRSDLDFEGAPEGRVRVWVREGAVAVETDADPVERYLRKAEATGVLDDEHPELFRTPEEEPFDGDEVELVRQRTRLAGVNMGGQGTVCDALNDARHAEDRPPLSTREGAPVTPGEDDRADAD from the coding sequence ATGCCGTCGGAGCACTCGGCGTCCGATCACTCGTCGTCGACGAACACGGAGCCGGCCGGCGCGACGACGCCCGCCGCGGTCCGGGAGCGCCTCGACCGCGTCACCGACCCGGAGCTGGACACCTCCATCGTCGAGCTGGACTACGTCGAGGAGATCCAAATCCACCCCGCCGGCGACGAGGGGAACGCCGACCGCACGGGGGACGCCGACGGCGACGAGGTGTTCGTCGCGTTCACGCTCCCGACCGCGTGGTGTTCGCCAGCGTTCGCCTGGATGATGGCCGGCGACGCCCGCAGGGAGGTCGAATCGCTTCCCGGCGTCGCTCGCGCGGCGATCGAACTCCGAGACCACATGCACGAGCGGGAGATCAACCGCGGCATCAACGAGGGGCTTCCCTTCGAGGACGCGTTCCCCGACGCCGACGGCGGCGTCGAGTCCGTCCGGCTGGAGCTGGACCGCAAGGCACGCACCGCCCGTCAACACGACGCCACGGGCGCGCTGCTGGAGGCGGGACTGACCCGCGAGCAGCTCGCCGGGGTGACCCGTTCGGATCTCGACTTCGAGGGCGCGCCCGAGGGGAGGGTCCGCGTGTGGGTCCGCGAGGGCGCGGTCGCGGTCGAGACGGACGCCGACCCCGTCGAGCGATACCTGCGGAAGGCCGAGGCGACCGGCGTGCTCGACGACGAACACCCCGAGCTGTTCCGGACGCCCGAGGAGGAGCCCTTCGACGGCGACGAGGTGGAGCTCGTGCGCCAGCGGACCCGGCTCGCCGGGGTCAACATGGGGGGACAGGGGACCGTCTGCGACGCGCTCAACGACGCCCGCCACGCCGAGGACCGACCGCCGCTGTCGACGCGTGAGGGCGCGCCGGTCACCCCGGGCGAGGACGACCGGGCGGACGCCGACTGA
- a CDS encoding metallophosphoesterase, protein MLNAAFHDRGAYLPAADALVVADLHVGRAEASDVSYPLGEASDLSGRLRSLLDRFEPSEVVVAGDALHRFDRVSVAAERSLAGLVDACRDAGARPVFVRGNHDGALGGTAVGDATASNGWDAPVHDAYELDASVRGAPVVVRHGHEAPPEDESAGLYVVGHDHPTIEIEGKRHPCWLYAERGFRDADVLMLPAFTRLAAGVAVNGMTAREFQSPFVTDAGALCPVVAREDGEAMTFPPLREFRRLL, encoded by the coding sequence GTGTTGAACGCCGCCTTCCACGACCGCGGCGCGTACCTCCCGGCGGCGGACGCGCTCGTCGTCGCCGACCTCCACGTCGGCCGCGCGGAGGCCTCCGACGTGTCGTATCCGCTGGGGGAGGCGTCGGACCTGTCGGGGCGGCTCCGATCGCTGCTCGACCGGTTCGAGCCGAGCGAGGTCGTGGTCGCCGGCGACGCGCTCCACCGCTTCGATCGCGTCTCGGTCGCGGCCGAACGGTCGCTCGCCGGGCTCGTCGACGCCTGCCGCGACGCAGGCGCGCGACCCGTGTTCGTCCGCGGCAACCACGACGGGGCTCTCGGCGGGACGGCCGTCGGCGACGCGACGGCCTCGAACGGCTGGGACGCCCCCGTCCACGACGCGTACGAACTCGACGCGAGCGTTCGCGGTGCTCCCGTGGTCGTCCGCCACGGGCACGAGGCGCCGCCCGAGGACGAGTCCGCGGGGCTGTACGTCGTCGGCCACGACCACCCGACCATCGAGATCGAGGGGAAGCGCCACCCCTGCTGGCTCTACGCCGAGCGCGGGTTCCGCGACGCGGACGTGCTCATGCTCCCGGCGTTCACACGCCTGGCCGCCGGCGTCGCGGTGAACGGCATGACCGCCCGGGAGTTCCAGTCGCCGTTCGTCACCGACGCCGGCGCGCTGTGCCCCGTTGTCGCCCGCGAGGACGGCGAGGCGATGACGTTCCCGCCGCTCCGCGAGTTCCGGCGACTGTTGTGA
- a CDS encoding phosphate-starvation-inducible PsiE family protein — MRIEDAVEPSERGMKLLEVGTAYFLLALFAIGFLDLILVLVELLASGEFTDPNQVIDIIDTVLVLLIIVEIHQTVVAFSRDEPVVRIVISAALIAITRKVISFRPGEYANINDAFVAAVAFALLLGVLVAAYFVVRRVDTDAVTRDSLAGDGGDDRPGAGRERED, encoded by the coding sequence GTGCGGATCGAAGACGCCGTCGAACCGTCCGAGCGCGGGATGAAGCTGCTCGAGGTCGGTACGGCGTACTTCCTGCTGGCGCTGTTCGCCATCGGGTTTCTCGATCTCATCCTCGTGCTCGTCGAGCTGCTCGCCAGCGGCGAGTTCACGGACCCGAACCAGGTGATCGACATCATCGACACCGTGCTCGTGTTGCTGATCATCGTCGAGATCCACCAGACCGTGGTGGCGTTCTCGCGCGACGAGCCTGTCGTTCGGATCGTCATCAGCGCCGCGCTGATCGCGATCACGCGGAAGGTGATCTCGTTTCGTCCCGGCGAGTACGCCAACATCAATGACGCGTTCGTCGCCGCCGTCGCGTTCGCGCTGCTGTTGGGCGTGCTCGTCGCGGCGTACTTCGTCGTCCGCCGGGTCGACACCGACGCGGTGACGCGCGACTCGCTCGCCGGCGACGGCGGCGACGACCGACCCGGCGCCGGACGGGAGCGCGAGGACTGA